A window from Symphalangus syndactylus isolate Jambi chromosome 22, NHGRI_mSymSyn1-v2.1_pri, whole genome shotgun sequence encodes these proteins:
- the SZRD1 gene encoding SUZ RNA-binding domain-containing isoform X1: protein MGPGRLYGSSEPEHVGRSHTPTFQPEAHTRTFIARLRASAASEAELPPLEIDRRLEKKLKITQKESRKSKSPPKVPIVIQDDSLPAGPPPQIRILKRPTSNGVVSSPNSTSRPTLPVKSLAQREAEYAEARKRILGSASPEEEQEKPILDRPTRISQPEDSRQPNNVIRQPLGPDGSQGFKQRR, encoded by the exons ATGGGCCCTGGCCGGCTGTATGGGAGTTCAGAGCCAGAACATGTTGGAAG GTCCCATACCCCAACTTTTCAGCCAGAGGCTCACACACGCACATTCATAGCAAGGTTAAGGGCATCAGCAGCCAGTGAAGCTGAGCTTCCTCCTCTG gaAATAGACAGACGGTtggaaaaaaaactgaagatcACACAAAAAGAGAG CAGGAAATCCAAatctcctcccaaagtgcccatTGTGATTCAGGACGATAGCCTTCCCGCGGGGCCCCCTCCACAGATCCGCATCCTCAAGAGGCCCACCAGCAACGGTGTGGTCAGCAGCCCCAACTCCACCAGCAGGCCCACCCTTCCGGTCAAGTCCCTAGCACAGCGAGAGGCCGAGTACGCCGAGGCCCGGAAGCGGATCCTGGGCAGCGCCAGCCCcgaggaggagcaggagaaacCCATCCTTGACAG GCCAACCAGGATCTCCCAACCCGAAGACAGCAGGCAGCCCAATAATGTGATCAGACAGCCTTTGGGTCCTGATGGGTCACAAGGCTTCAAACAGCGCAGATAA
- the SZRD1 gene encoding SUZ RNA-binding domain-containing isoform X5, which translates to MRRSLRAGKRRQTAGRKSKSPPKVPIVIQDDSLPAGPPPQIRILKRPTSNGVVSSPNSTSRPTLPVKSLAQREAEYAEARKRILGSASPEEEQEKPILDRPTRISQPEDSRQPNNVIRQPLGPDGSQGFKQRR; encoded by the exons ATGAGGAGGTCGCTGAGAGCTGGGAAGAGGCGGCAGACAGCGGG CAGGAAATCCAAatctcctcccaaagtgcccatTGTGATTCAGGACGATAGCCTTCCCGCGGGGCCCCCTCCACAGATCCGCATCCTCAAGAGGCCCACCAGCAACGGTGTGGTCAGCAGCCCCAACTCCACCAGCAGGCCCACCCTTCCGGTCAAGTCCCTAGCACAGCGAGAGGCCGAGTACGCCGAGGCCCGGAAGCGGATCCTGGGCAGCGCCAGCCCcgaggaggagcaggagaaacCCATCCTTGACAG GCCAACCAGGATCTCCCAACCCGAAGACAGCAGGCAGCCCAATAATGTGATCAGACAGCCTTTGGGTCCTGATGGGTCACAAGGCTTCAAACAGCGCAGATAA
- the SZRD1 gene encoding SUZ RNA-binding domain-containing isoform X4 → MEDEEVAESWEEAADSGEIDRRLEKKLKITQKERKSKSPPKVPIVIQDDSLPAGPPPQIRILKRPTSNGVVSSPNSTSRPTLPVKSLAQREAEYAEARKRILGSASPEEEQEKPILDRPTRISQPEDSRQPNNVIRQPLGPDGSQGFKQRR, encoded by the exons ATGGAAGATGAGGAGGTCGCTGAGAGCTGGGAAGAGGCGGCAGACAGCGGG gaAATAGACAGACGGTtggaaaaaaaactgaagatcACACAAAAAGAGAG GAAATCCAAatctcctcccaaagtgcccatTGTGATTCAGGACGATAGCCTTCCCGCGGGGCCCCCTCCACAGATCCGCATCCTCAAGAGGCCCACCAGCAACGGTGTGGTCAGCAGCCCCAACTCCACCAGCAGGCCCACCCTTCCGGTCAAGTCCCTAGCACAGCGAGAGGCCGAGTACGCCGAGGCCCGGAAGCGGATCCTGGGCAGCGCCAGCCCcgaggaggagcaggagaaacCCATCCTTGACAG GCCAACCAGGATCTCCCAACCCGAAGACAGCAGGCAGCCCAATAATGTGATCAGACAGCCTTTGGGTCCTGATGGGTCACAAGGCTTCAAACAGCGCAGATAA
- the SZRD1 gene encoding SUZ RNA-binding domain-containing isoform X3: MEDEEVAESWEEAADSGEIDRRLEKKLKITQKESRKSKSPPKVPIVIQDDSLPAGPPPQIRILKRPTSNGVVSSPNSTSRPTLPVKSLAQREAEYAEARKRILGSASPEEEQEKPILDRPTRISQPEDSRQPNNVIRQPLGPDGSQGFKQRR, translated from the exons ATGGAAGATGAGGAGGTCGCTGAGAGCTGGGAAGAGGCGGCAGACAGCGGG gaAATAGACAGACGGTtggaaaaaaaactgaagatcACACAAAAAGAGAG CAGGAAATCCAAatctcctcccaaagtgcccatTGTGATTCAGGACGATAGCCTTCCCGCGGGGCCCCCTCCACAGATCCGCATCCTCAAGAGGCCCACCAGCAACGGTGTGGTCAGCAGCCCCAACTCCACCAGCAGGCCCACCCTTCCGGTCAAGTCCCTAGCACAGCGAGAGGCCGAGTACGCCGAGGCCCGGAAGCGGATCCTGGGCAGCGCCAGCCCcgaggaggagcaggagaaacCCATCCTTGACAG GCCAACCAGGATCTCCCAACCCGAAGACAGCAGGCAGCCCAATAATGTGATCAGACAGCCTTTGGGTCCTGATGGGTCACAAGGCTTCAAACAGCGCAGATAA
- the SZRD1 gene encoding SUZ RNA-binding domain-containing isoform X6 yields the protein MRRSLRAGKRRQTAGKSKSPPKVPIVIQDDSLPAGPPPQIRILKRPTSNGVVSSPNSTSRPTLPVKSLAQREAEYAEARKRILGSASPEEEQEKPILDRPTRISQPEDSRQPNNVIRQPLGPDGSQGFKQRR from the exons ATGAGGAGGTCGCTGAGAGCTGGGAAGAGGCGGCAGACAGCGGG GAAATCCAAatctcctcccaaagtgcccatTGTGATTCAGGACGATAGCCTTCCCGCGGGGCCCCCTCCACAGATCCGCATCCTCAAGAGGCCCACCAGCAACGGTGTGGTCAGCAGCCCCAACTCCACCAGCAGGCCCACCCTTCCGGTCAAGTCCCTAGCACAGCGAGAGGCCGAGTACGCCGAGGCCCGGAAGCGGATCCTGGGCAGCGCCAGCCCcgaggaggagcaggagaaacCCATCCTTGACAG GCCAACCAGGATCTCCCAACCCGAAGACAGCAGGCAGCCCAATAATGTGATCAGACAGCCTTTGGGTCCTGATGGGTCACAAGGCTTCAAACAGCGCAGATAA